A stretch of the Modestobacter marinus genome encodes the following:
- a CDS encoding DNA-processing protein DprA, protein MCRRRRRGGLHPPLTEHRRRSRRTAALRPCRRAPPQARTPPSSSASSAAAGCWYPRPRRAAPTNVRFRRRTALMVALSAGAVVVEAAARSRALSAVHSAQAIGRPVFAVPGPVTSACSVSCHVLLSSGEARLVTGAADVLSALTIRSA, encoded by the coding sequence GTGTGTCGTCGACGGAGACGTGGTGGTCTGCACCCGCCGTTGACCGAGCACCGACGTCGATCCCGTCGAACAGCCGCGCTGAGGCCATGTCGACGAGCACCGCCCCAAGCGCGCACGCCGCCCTCTTCGAGCGCATCGTCGGCAGCGGCGGGCTGCTGGTATCCCAGGCCCCGCCGGGCCGCGCCGACCAACGTCCGCTTCCGGCGGCGCACCGCGCTGATGGTGGCCCTGAGCGCCGGTGCCGTGGTCGTCGAGGCCGCGGCCCGCTCCCGCGCCCTGTCCGCGGTGCACTCCGCACAGGCCATCGGGCGCCCGGTCTTCGCCGTCCCCGGGCCGGTGACCTCCGCCTGTTCGGTGAGCTGCCATGTGCTCCTCTCCAGTGGTGAGGCCCGGTTGGTCACCGGCGCCGCCGACGTCCTGTCGGCCCTCACCATCCGGTCGGCCTGA
- a CDS encoding Lsr2 family protein, giving the protein MAGPDAATIRAWARAVGKPVGSRGAIAAELYNAYRRAQMIGRLRRVGSVAVAVAPEVLRAVSKRGPRPQQ; this is encoded by the coding sequence ATGGCAGGTCCAGACGCCGCGACGATCCGCGCGTGGGCACGGGCGGTGGGCAAGCCCGTCGGCTCCCGCGGCGCGATCGCCGCCGAGCTCTACAACGCCTACCGCCGGGCGCAGATGATCGGCCGGCTGCGCCGCGTCGGCAGCGTGGCAGTGGCGGTCGCACCCGAGGTCCTCCGCGCGGTCTCCAAGCGCGGGCCTCGTCCCCAGCAGTGA
- a CDS encoding LPXTG cell wall anchor domain-containing protein has translation MLVLAVATGNTSSGREDSVAWIGWLAVVVIVLIALWVKRRRSK, from the coding sequence GTGCTCGTACTGGCCGTCGCCACGGGCAACACCTCGAGCGGGCGCGAGGACTCAGTCGCTTGGATCGGCTGGCTCGCCGTCGTGGTCATCGTCCTGATCGCCCTGTGGGTGAAGAGGCGTCGCAGCAAGTAG
- a CDS encoding helix-turn-helix domain-containing protein, producing MPYPSRPSLRPLPEFAGTARTGTVLSADLQARMEAYVLESYAGGRSLREIAELIDRSVTAVRRILARHKLPTRRAGARPVADG from the coding sequence ATGCCGTACCCGTCCCGGCCGTCGCTGCGGCCGCTGCCGGAGTTCGCGGGCACCGCGCGCACCGGCACTGTGCTCAGCGCCGACCTGCAGGCGCGGATGGAGGCCTACGTCCTGGAGTCCTACGCCGGCGGGCGATCACTGCGGGAGATCGCTGAACTGATCGACCGCTCGGTGACCGCCGTGCGGCGCATCCTCGCCCGCCACAAGTTGCCCACACGGCGGGCCGGCGCGCGTCCGGTAGCCGACGGCTGA
- a CDS encoding SDR family oxidoreductase has translation MPHPLRQRIFITGASAGLGQGMAREFAARGRDLVLVARRLDRLSELRGELLARHPGIRVVVGELDVDDPEAVAETVPRLAGQLGGIDRFVANAGIGKGAPVGTGHARPNRQVLVTNVLGTHASCEAAVALFRSQGSGHLVVISSVAGVRGMGGTRTAYATSKAADAVLAEGIRADLLGDRRTRDIRVTTIHPGFIETDINTGRRGPFTVDLPTGVTALTAAIEREPVRAYVPEWPWRPVAGLLRVLPLPVVRKLA, from the coding sequence ATGCCGCACCCCCTTCGTCAGCGGATCTTCATCACCGGTGCCAGCGCGGGCCTCGGTCAGGGCATGGCCCGGGAGTTCGCCGCCCGCGGCCGGGACCTGGTCCTGGTCGCCCGGCGGCTGGACCGGCTGTCGGAGCTCCGCGGGGAGCTGCTGGCCCGGCACCCCGGCATCCGCGTCGTGGTCGGTGAGCTGGACGTCGACGACCCCGAGGCCGTCGCCGAGACCGTGCCGCGGCTGGCCGGTCAGCTCGGGGGCATCGACCGGTTCGTCGCCAACGCCGGCATCGGCAAGGGGGCGCCGGTGGGCACCGGGCACGCCCGGCCCAACCGCCAGGTGCTGGTCACCAACGTGCTGGGCACCCACGCCAGCTGCGAGGCGGCGGTCGCGTTGTTCCGGTCCCAGGGGAGTGGCCACCTGGTGGTGATCTCCTCGGTCGCCGGGGTGCGGGGGATGGGCGGCACCCGGACGGCGTACGCCACCTCCAAGGCCGCCGACGCCGTGCTCGCCGAGGGCATCCGGGCCGACCTGCTGGGCGACCGGCGCACCCGCGACATCCGGGTGACGACGATCCACCCCGGCTTCATCGAGACCGACATCAACACCGGCCGCCGCGGCCCGTTCACCGTCGACCTGCCGACCGGCGTGACCGCGCTGACCGCGGCGATCGAGCGGGAGCCGGTGCGCGCCTACGTCCCCGAGTGGCCGTGGCGCCCGGTCGCCGGCCTGCTGCGCGTTCTGCCGCTGCCCGTCGTCCGGAAGCTCGCCTGA
- a CDS encoding MBL fold metallo-hydrolase, whose amino-acid sequence MTAGWREIGDRVFVRRHRELDLNCGLVVGDGGCLVVDTRSHLGEGRALAEAVRAVTPHPWTVVNTHAHFDHCFGNAAFRPADIWGHRQCAEELEATGEQQRASVVTGLREDGDPAAELVATAPIDPPDRLVDDLAVLDVGGRTVTLRHLGRGHTGADLVVAVDDVLFAGDLVEDGAPPAMEDAYPLEWAVTTTALLELVRGPVVPGHGGVVDAAFVTAQRDELALLARWLADPATDPPFDERTREIARSRL is encoded by the coding sequence GTGACCGCCGGCTGGCGGGAGATCGGCGACCGGGTGTTCGTCCGCCGGCACCGGGAGCTCGACCTCAACTGCGGCCTGGTGGTCGGCGACGGCGGCTGCCTGGTGGTCGACACCCGCTCGCACCTCGGTGAGGGCCGGGCCCTGGCCGAGGCGGTCCGGGCGGTCACCCCGCACCCGTGGACGGTGGTGAACACCCACGCGCACTTCGACCACTGCTTCGGCAACGCCGCCTTCCGCCCGGCCGACATCTGGGGGCACCGCCAGTGCGCCGAGGAGCTCGAGGCGACCGGTGAGCAGCAGCGCGCCTCGGTGGTCACCGGTCTCCGCGAGGACGGCGACCCCGCGGCCGAGCTCGTCGCGACCGCACCGATCGACCCGCCCGACCGCCTGGTCGACGACCTCGCCGTGCTCGACGTGGGCGGCCGGACGGTGACGCTGCGCCACCTGGGGCGGGGGCACACCGGCGCGGACCTGGTGGTCGCCGTGGACGACGTCCTGTTCGCCGGGGACCTGGTCGAGGACGGGGCGCCCCCGGCGATGGAGGACGCCTATCCGCTGGAGTGGGCGGTCACGACCACGGCGCTGCTCGAGCTGGTGCGGGGGCCCGTGGTCCCCGGGCACGGCGGGGTGGTGGACGCGGCCTTCGTGACCGCCCAGCGCGACGAGCTGGCCCTGCTGGCCCGGTGGCTCGCCGACCCGGCCACCGACCCGCCGTTCGACGAGCGGACCAGGGAGATCGCCCGCTCCCGGCTCTGA
- a CDS encoding DUF429 domain-containing protein, translated as MAVLGVDGWRGKWVGALLDGRTVELRVLDDAAAVLAVPDVEVVAIDMPIGLSEDGARACDVAAAGLLRPTGAASSVFPTPVRAVLATDDYAEARAISRAATDPPRAPSAQAFMLVRSIRALDDVLGDPPTDRVVEVHPELAFRLGLGGVTDRKGTARGTVQRLATLRAVMDVEEALAAAPTGVPLVDALDACAAAWSAQRLAAGAAECVGNGTTDSRGRPMRICW; from the coding sequence GTGGCGGTTCTGGGGGTCGACGGCTGGCGCGGGAAGTGGGTCGGTGCGCTGCTCGACGGACGCACGGTGGAGCTGAGGGTGCTGGACGACGCGGCGGCGGTGCTCGCGGTGCCGGACGTCGAGGTGGTGGCCATCGACATGCCGATCGGTCTCTCCGAGGACGGCGCCCGGGCCTGCGACGTCGCGGCTGCCGGGCTGCTGCGGCCCACGGGCGCGGCCAGCTCGGTGTTCCCCACACCGGTGCGGGCGGTGCTGGCCACCGACGACTACGCGGAGGCCCGGGCCATCTCCCGTGCGGCCACCGATCCCCCGCGCGCGCCGTCGGCCCAGGCGTTCATGCTGGTCCGCTCCATCCGGGCCCTGGACGACGTCCTCGGCGACCCACCGACCGACCGGGTGGTCGAGGTGCACCCCGAGCTGGCGTTCCGGCTCGGGCTGGGCGGGGTCACCGACCGCAAGGGCACCGCCCGCGGCACGGTGCAGCGGCTGGCGACGCTGCGCGCGGTGATGGACGTCGAGGAGGCGCTCGCCGCAGCGCCCACCGGCGTCCCCCTGGTCGACGCCCTCGACGCCTGCGCCGCCGCCTGGTCGGCCCAGCGGCTGGCCGCCGGAGCGGCCGAGTGCGTGGGGAACGGGACGACCGACTCCCGCGGCCGGCCGATGCGGATCTGCTGGTGA
- a CDS encoding ribose-5-phosphate isomerase — protein sequence MRVFLGTDHAGLELKSHLMQVLADEGFEPVDCGAYDYDPQDDYPPFCFEVGERVVTEPGSLGIVIGGSGNGEQIAANKVPGVRAALIWNESTAQLARQHNDANVAAVGNRQHSVEEATALVLTYLREPFSGEERHSRRIGLLSEYEQNRQRPAGGLPTRTP from the coding sequence ATGCGCGTCTTCCTCGGTACCGACCACGCCGGTCTCGAACTGAAGTCCCACCTGATGCAGGTGCTCGCCGACGAGGGCTTCGAGCCGGTCGACTGCGGGGCCTACGACTACGACCCGCAGGACGACTACCCGCCGTTCTGCTTCGAGGTCGGGGAGCGGGTCGTCACCGAGCCGGGCAGCCTCGGCATCGTCATCGGCGGCTCGGGCAACGGCGAGCAGATCGCCGCCAACAAGGTCCCCGGCGTCCGCGCCGCGCTGATCTGGAACGAGAGCACCGCCCAGCTGGCCCGCCAGCACAACGACGCCAACGTCGCCGCGGTGGGCAACCGGCAGCACAGCGTGGAGGAGGCCACCGCCCTGGTGCTGACCTACCTGCGCGAGCCGTTCAGCGGCGAGGAGCGGCACAGCCGCCGGATCGGTCTGCTCAGCGAGTACGAGCAGAACCGGCAGCGTCCGGCCGGCGGGCTGCCCACCCGCACCCCGTGA
- a CDS encoding GNAT family N-acetyltransferase has translation MTDFADQLRPITAEEWPRFVRGMRTTFGHDHTGPYMDSPSPMAELDRSLALFDGERVAATAGIYSLEMTVPGAVVPTAGVTWVTVSPTHRRRGVLTAMMRRQLAEVHAAGREPVAALWAAEWPIYGRFGYAPAARRGGWTGLTERLQLRPDVDCGTGTVRLVDVEQFRPAAEALHEQLRRWVPGNMARDETWWERRLYDSAERAAGGPPRQLALHVEADGTVTGFASYRLRAAWTDTSEPDGTLTVEEVRASSPTGYAALWRFLLGQDLMRTIEYPSGPVDDPLAHLLVNGRAWHARPVDALWVRLVDVGAALSARRYPARLDMVFEVRDRFCDWNDGRWHVWGHPAGAYSDRTDRDPDLVVDVDALAAAYLGGVSFASLQAAGRVTEISPGAVTQASTAFGWPVAPWCPDDF, from the coding sequence GTGACCGACTTCGCCGACCAGCTCCGCCCCATCACCGCCGAGGAGTGGCCGCGATTCGTCCGCGGGATGCGCACCACCTTCGGCCACGACCACACCGGCCCCTACATGGACTCCCCGTCCCCGATGGCCGAGCTGGACCGCTCGCTGGCCCTGTTCGACGGCGAGCGGGTGGCCGCCACCGCCGGGATCTACAGCCTGGAGATGACCGTGCCCGGGGCGGTGGTGCCGACCGCGGGCGTCACCTGGGTGACCGTCTCCCCCACCCACCGGCGGCGCGGGGTGCTGACGGCGATGATGCGGCGGCAGCTGGCCGAGGTGCACGCGGCCGGCCGGGAGCCGGTGGCGGCGCTGTGGGCCGCGGAGTGGCCGATCTACGGCCGCTTCGGGTACGCCCCGGCCGCCCGGCGCGGCGGCTGGACCGGGCTGACCGAGCGGCTGCAGCTGCGCCCGGACGTCGACTGCGGCACCGGCACGGTCCGGCTGGTCGACGTCGAGCAGTTCCGCCCGGCGGCCGAGGCGCTGCACGAGCAGCTACGCCGGTGGGTGCCGGGCAACATGGCCCGGGACGAGACGTGGTGGGAGCGGCGGCTGTACGACTCCGCCGAGCGCGCCGCCGGTGGCCCGCCCCGCCAGCTGGCCCTGCACGTGGAGGCGGACGGGACGGTCACCGGCTTCGCCAGCTACCGGCTGCGGGCGGCCTGGACCGACACCAGCGAGCCCGACGGCACGCTGACCGTCGAGGAGGTCCGGGCGAGCAGCCCGACCGGCTACGCCGCGCTGTGGCGCTTCCTGCTCGGGCAGGACCTCATGCGCACGATCGAGTACCCCTCCGGTCCCGTCGACGACCCGCTGGCGCACCTGCTGGTGAACGGCCGGGCGTGGCACGCCCGGCCGGTCGATGCGCTCTGGGTGCGGCTGGTCGACGTGGGCGCTGCCCTGTCCGCCCGCCGGTACCCGGCCCGGCTGGACATGGTGTTCGAGGTGCGCGACCGGTTCTGTGACTGGAACGACGGGCGCTGGCACGTCTGGGGCCACCCGGCCGGTGCTTACAGTGACCGCACCGACCGCGACCCGGACCTGGTCGTGGACGTGGACGCGCTGGCAGCGGCCTACCTGGGCGGCGTCTCGTTCGCCTCGCTGCAGGCCGCCGGCCGGGTGACCGAGATCAGCCCGGGTGCGGTGACCCAGGCGTCGACGGCCTTCGGCTGGCCGGTCGCGCCCTGGTGCCCCGACGACTTCTGA
- a CDS encoding MmcQ/YjbR family DNA-binding protein, whose translation MAATPDDVRAIALALPEATERPAWDMACLRVRDKVFASMPPAEEWVAIRLAPGENAELAAERPAVFSVPHHYRNSSMVVVQLAAVDRTELAELLTEAWRLRAPARLRAAFDAGAG comes from the coding sequence ATGGCAGCCACCCCCGACGACGTACGGGCGATCGCCCTGGCCCTGCCGGAGGCCACCGAGCGGCCGGCGTGGGACATGGCCTGCCTGCGGGTGCGCGACAAGGTCTTCGCGTCGATGCCGCCGGCGGAGGAGTGGGTGGCGATCCGGCTGGCGCCCGGGGAGAACGCCGAGCTGGCCGCCGAGCGGCCGGCGGTGTTCTCGGTGCCCCACCACTACCGCAACAGCAGCATGGTCGTCGTCCAGCTCGCGGCCGTGGACCGGACGGAGCTGGCCGAGCTGCTCACCGAGGCGTGGCGGCTGCGGGCACCGGCCCGGCTGCGGGCGGCCTTCGACGCCGGGGCCGGCTGA
- a CDS encoding response regulator gives MRVVLAEDSVLLREGLVRLLGEAGTEVVAAVADGPSLVRSVVEHRPDVAVVDVRMPPTHTDEGLRAAVEARRAVPSTAVLVLSQYVEVAYADELLADGAGGVGYLLKDRVAQVDQFLTALDDVVAGGTVLDPQVVAQLFARRRRDDPVRSLSPREREVLGLIAEGHSNAAIARELVVTQGAVEKHTQHIFAKLGLSQDEDQHRRVMATLAYLRS, from the coding sequence ATGCGGGTCGTGCTGGCCGAGGACTCGGTGCTGCTCCGGGAGGGCCTCGTCCGGTTGCTCGGCGAGGCCGGCACCGAGGTGGTGGCCGCCGTCGCCGACGGGCCGTCGCTGGTGCGGTCGGTCGTCGAGCACCGCCCGGACGTCGCCGTCGTCGACGTCCGGATGCCGCCGACCCACACCGACGAGGGGCTGCGGGCCGCGGTCGAGGCGCGCCGCGCCGTCCCCAGCACCGCGGTGCTGGTGCTCTCCCAGTACGTCGAGGTGGCCTACGCCGACGAGCTGCTCGCCGACGGCGCCGGCGGTGTCGGGTACCTGCTCAAGGACCGGGTCGCGCAGGTGGACCAGTTCCTGACCGCGCTGGACGACGTCGTGGCCGGCGGCACCGTGCTCGACCCGCAGGTGGTCGCCCAGCTGTTCGCCCGGCGCCGGAGGGACGACCCGGTGCGCTCCCTCTCCCCTCGGGAGCGGGAGGTGCTGGGACTGATCGCCGAGGGGCACTCCAACGCCGCGATCGCCCGCGAGCTGGTCGTCACCCAGGGGGCGGTGGAGAAGCACACCCAGCACATCTTCGCCAAGCTCGGCCTGTCCCAGGACGAGGACCAGCACCGCCGGGTGATGGCGACCCTGGCCTACCTGCGCAGCTGA
- a CDS encoding sensor histidine kinase, which yields MTTTTAELPVRAGLPVARETRRGWWHQLGIDTGYVLVAFPLSLLAFVLVVTGAAVGLGLLVVWIGLPVAVGTLAVARGFATAERAWLPAVLRRPVTRPVYRLPEPGAGRLRRLSGPMREPQYWMDALHAVLRLFVAAPAFVVAVVWWAVTLAGLSSVTWDWSIPYDETGRPDNHTLPEVIGLADTATNRVLLYTAVGLLFALTLPVVVRGCALAQAQLGRGLLTSRAATQAEIGRLSEGRDAAVAAEAVALRRLERDIHDGPQQRLVRLSMDLHRARRMVDSDPDGARATLDEAATQTRETLEELRALSRGIAPPVLADRGLAAALAALAARSPVPVELAVALPPGQRLTPAVENSAYFLVSEALANVAKHSEATGSRVTVVCEDDRLRVVVEDDGRGGAVLAPGHGLAGLTDRLRAVDGVLTVDSPRGGPTRLIGELPCR from the coding sequence ATGACGACGACCACCGCCGAGCTCCCCGTCCGGGCCGGGCTGCCCGTCGCTCGGGAGACCCGGCGCGGCTGGTGGCACCAGCTCGGCATCGACACCGGCTACGTCCTGGTCGCCTTCCCGCTGTCGCTGCTCGCCTTCGTCCTGGTGGTGACCGGTGCCGCGGTCGGGCTCGGGCTGCTCGTGGTGTGGATCGGCCTGCCCGTGGCGGTCGGCACCCTGGCCGTCGCCCGCGGGTTCGCCACCGCCGAGCGCGCCTGGTTGCCCGCGGTCCTGCGCCGGCCGGTGACCCGCCCGGTCTACCGGCTGCCCGAGCCGGGCGCCGGCCGGTTGCGCCGGCTGTCCGGGCCGATGCGCGAGCCGCAGTACTGGATGGACGCGCTGCACGCGGTGCTCCGGCTGTTCGTCGCGGCACCGGCGTTCGTCGTGGCGGTGGTCTGGTGGGCGGTCACGCTGGCCGGGCTGAGCTCGGTGACGTGGGACTGGTCGATCCCCTACGACGAGACGGGCCGGCCGGACAACCACACGCTCCCCGAGGTCATCGGTCTCGCCGACACCGCCACCAACCGGGTGCTCCTCTACACCGCGGTCGGCCTGCTGTTCGCGCTGACGCTGCCGGTCGTCGTCCGGGGGTGCGCCCTCGCCCAGGCCCAGCTCGGCCGGGGGCTGCTGACCTCCCGGGCCGCCACCCAGGCCGAGATCGGCCGGCTGTCGGAGGGCCGGGACGCGGCCGTGGCGGCCGAGGCCGTCGCCCTGCGCCGGCTGGAGCGGGACATCCACGACGGTCCCCAGCAGCGGCTCGTCCGGCTGAGCATGGACCTGCACCGGGCCCGCCGGATGGTGGACAGCGACCCCGACGGCGCCCGCGCGACGCTGGACGAGGCGGCCACGCAGACCCGGGAGACGCTGGAGGAGCTGCGGGCGCTGTCCCGCGGCATCGCGCCACCGGTGCTGGCCGACCGCGGCCTGGCCGCCGCGCTCGCCGCCCTCGCGGCCCGCTCCCCCGTGCCCGTCGAGCTGGCCGTCGCCCTGCCGCCCGGGCAGCGGCTGACGCCGGCCGTGGAGAACTCGGCGTACTTCCTGGTGAGCGAGGCGCTGGCGAACGTCGCCAAGCACAGCGAGGCGACCGGGAGCCGGGTGACGGTGGTCTGCGAGGACGACCGCCTGCGGGTGGTGGTCGAGGACGACGGCCGCGGCGGTGCCGTGCTCGCCCCCGGCCACGGGCTGGCCGGACTGACCGACCGGCTGCGCGCGGTCGACGGGGTGCTGACCGTGGACAGCCCGCGCGGCGGGCCGACCCGGCTGATCGGCGAGCTGCCGTGCCGGTGA
- a CDS encoding sigma-70 family RNA polymerase sigma factor, whose translation MTGVVTEPPGVSPAAELEPRLAEHRRELTGYCYRMLGSSFDAEDAVQETMVRAWRSLDRLQGAGALRSWLYRIATNVCLDALDGRKRRALPVDLSGGEPSAPVVASLAGVLPDGAWIQPALDRQVLPTGADPAELAVQRESVKLAFVAALQHLPPKQRAVLILRDVLRWRADEVAGLLETSVAAANSALQRARATLAAHRPAADAPTPVVAADQTELLARYLDAFERYDVEALVELLHEDAVMDMPPYAMWLRGSADIATWYVGPGHGCRGSHVVPLEMNGNPAFAQWRPSGPGGSFEPWAVHALEFRDGLVVRTTAFLGPQLFELFGLPRNPEPAGR comes from the coding sequence ATGACCGGTGTCGTCACCGAGCCGCCGGGCGTGAGCCCGGCCGCCGAGCTGGAGCCGCGCCTGGCCGAGCACCGGCGGGAGCTGACCGGGTACTGCTACCGGATGCTGGGGTCGTCCTTCGACGCGGAGGACGCCGTCCAGGAGACGATGGTGCGGGCCTGGCGCTCGCTGGACCGGCTGCAGGGCGCCGGGGCGCTGCGCTCGTGGCTGTACCGGATCGCCACCAACGTCTGCCTCGACGCCCTGGACGGGCGCAAGCGGCGGGCGCTGCCGGTCGACCTGTCCGGCGGTGAGCCGAGCGCGCCGGTGGTGGCGTCCCTGGCCGGGGTGCTGCCCGACGGGGCGTGGATCCAGCCGGCGCTCGACCGCCAGGTGCTGCCCACCGGCGCCGACCCGGCCGAGCTCGCCGTCCAGCGGGAGTCGGTGAAGCTGGCGTTCGTCGCCGCGCTGCAGCACCTGCCGCCGAAGCAGCGGGCGGTGCTGATCCTGCGCGACGTGCTCCGCTGGCGGGCCGACGAGGTCGCCGGGCTGCTGGAGACGTCGGTCGCGGCGGCCAACAGCGCGCTGCAGCGGGCCCGCGCCACCCTCGCCGCCCACCGGCCCGCGGCCGACGCGCCCACGCCGGTGGTCGCCGCCGATCAGACCGAGCTGCTGGCCCGCTACCTCGACGCCTTCGAGCGGTACGACGTCGAGGCGCTGGTGGAGCTGCTGCACGAGGACGCGGTGATGGACATGCCGCCCTACGCCATGTGGCTGCGCGGCTCGGCCGACATCGCCACCTGGTACGTCGGCCCCGGGCACGGCTGCCGCGGGTCACACGTGGTGCCGCTGGAGATGAACGGCAACCCGGCCTTCGCCCAGTGGCGGCCCAGCGGGCCGGGTGGGTCGTTCGAGCCGTGGGCGGTGCACGCCCTGGAGTTCCGCGACGGCCTGGTGGTGCGGACGACGGCGTTCCTGGGGCCGCAGCTGTTCGAGCTGTTCGGCCTCCCGCGCAACCCGGAGCCGGCCGGCCGATGA
- a CDS encoding VOC family protein: MTATQEPIPLLAASEAFSGFSVDDLDRARAFYEQVLGLRTSPTAMAGVVHLHLAGDRQVLVYAKGGDHTPATYTVLNFPVADVDATVAELAARGVEFLRYDSPPTDENGVMRAGGPLIAWFTDPAGNVFSVIEQG; the protein is encoded by the coding sequence ATGACCGCGACCCAGGAACCGATCCCGCTGCTCGCCGCCAGCGAGGCGTTCAGCGGCTTCTCCGTCGACGACCTCGACCGTGCCCGCGCCTTCTACGAGCAGGTGCTGGGCCTGCGCACCTCACCGACCGCGATGGCCGGGGTGGTGCACCTGCACCTGGCCGGTGACCGGCAGGTGCTGGTCTACGCGAAGGGCGGTGACCACACCCCGGCCACGTACACGGTGCTCAACTTCCCGGTCGCCGACGTGGACGCGACCGTCGCCGAGCTCGCGGCCCGCGGGGTTGAGTTCCTCCGGTACGACTCCCCGCCGACCGACGAGAACGGGGTCATGCGCGCCGGTGGTCCGCTGATCGCCTGGTTCACCGACCCCGCCGGCAACGTGTTCTCCGTGATCGAGCAGGGCTGA
- a CDS encoding dihydrofolate reductase family protein, which translates to MARLVYAVICSLDGYTVDAEGSFDWAAPDEEVHAAANHLEQQVGTALYGRRMYETLAVWQSIGGPDVSAVENEYADLWRATDKVVYSRSLAEVGTPRTRLERQFDPEVVRQLVAAADRDVSIGGPELAAQALRAGLVDDLHQFLHPVVVGGGTRALPDGIRLDLELVAERRFTGGVVYLHHRRR; encoded by the coding sequence ATGGCGCGGCTGGTCTACGCGGTCATCTGCTCGCTGGACGGCTACACGGTCGACGCGGAGGGGAGCTTCGACTGGGCCGCCCCCGACGAGGAGGTGCACGCCGCCGCCAACCACCTCGAGCAGCAGGTGGGCACCGCCCTCTACGGCCGGCGCATGTACGAGACGCTCGCGGTCTGGCAGAGCATCGGCGGCCCGGACGTGTCGGCCGTCGAGAACGAGTACGCCGATCTCTGGCGCGCCACCGACAAGGTCGTCTACTCGAGGTCGCTGGCCGAGGTCGGCACGCCACGGACCCGGCTGGAACGCCAGTTCGACCCGGAGGTGGTCCGGCAGCTGGTGGCGGCCGCCGACCGGGACGTCAGCATCGGGGGCCCGGAGCTGGCCGCGCAGGCGCTGCGCGCCGGGCTGGTCGACGACCTGCACCAGTTCCTGCACCCGGTCGTCGTGGGCGGTGGCACCCGGGCGCTGCCCGACGGCATCCGGCTCGACCTGGAGCTGGTCGCCGAACGGCGGTTCACCGGCGGCGTCGTGTACCTGCACCACCGCCGGCGCTGA
- a CDS encoding VOC family protein: MSENDLADLVSVRYLVHDVGTAIDFYTAHLGFSVRTNAAPAFADVVRGDLRLLLSGPQSSAARPMSDGTQPVPGGWNRIHLIVADIEEEVARLRAAGLSFRNDVVTGPGGRQVLVQDPSGNLVELFQPAGR; the protein is encoded by the coding sequence ATGTCCGAGAACGACCTCGCTGACCTGGTCAGCGTTCGCTACCTGGTCCATGACGTCGGGACCGCGATCGACTTCTACACCGCTCACCTGGGCTTCAGCGTCCGGACGAACGCCGCACCCGCGTTCGCCGACGTGGTCCGGGGCGACCTCCGACTCCTGCTCAGCGGCCCGCAGAGCTCGGCGGCTCGTCCGATGTCCGACGGCACCCAACCGGTGCCTGGCGGGTGGAACCGGATCCACCTCATCGTGGCCGACATCGAGGAGGAGGTCGCTCGCCTGCGTGCCGCTGGTCTGAGCTTCCGCAACGACGTCGTGACCGGTCCCGGCGGCCGACAGGTGCTGGTCCAGGACCCGTCCGGCAACCTCGTCGAGTTGTTCCAGCCGGCGGGCAGGTGA